A genomic region of Anopheles coustani chromosome 3, idAnoCousDA_361_x.2, whole genome shotgun sequence contains the following coding sequences:
- the LOC131259284 gene encoding chromosome partition protein Smc-like, translating into MESSTATQLAREGIQLAQTIGTTVENLEATKAELEQKNNKLVEENRVLYLDRNASIAKYEKCIEKRMSELTITIEQLQQMTTEDNQVLEANVHQKKIYSEMRSEIHNLDEMAKEFSEGYQNMIVGLKNELHKNETFLTQRYEAKIKDSENRISKLKATVTQLNHEKESLEIQKAELVDTNSELKTRITDLEKLLNEVLMKRSLTDRPETEIAYVKPNVK; encoded by the exons ATGGAATCGAGCAC cGCAACCCAGTTGGCTCGCGAAGGAATCCAACTTGCCCAAACAATCGGTACTACTGTAGAAAATCTCGAAGCTACAAAGGCTGAGTTggaacagaaaaacaacaagctgGTAGAGGAAAATAGGGTGCTATATTTGGATCGTAATGCATCGATTGCAAAATAcgaaaaatgcatcgaaaaaagAATGTCCGAACTAACGATAACTATAGAGCAACTGCAGCAAATGACCACGGAAGATAATCAAGTTCTGGAAGCAAATGTGCATCAGAAAAAGATCTACAGTGAAATGCGATCGGAAATCCATAATTTAGATGAAATGGCTAAAGAATTCTCTGAAGGTTACCAGAATATGATAGTTGGCTTAAAAaatgaattacataaaaatgaaacatttttaacacAGCGCTATGAAGCAAAGATTAAAGATAGTGAAAATAGAATCAGCAAATTGAAAGCAACTGTAACACAATTAAATCATGAGAAAGAGTCTCTGGAAATACAGAAAGCGGAATTAGTGGATACGAACTCTGAACTGAAAACTCGTATAACTGACTTGGAGAAACTTTTGAACGAGGTATTGATGAAAAGATCCCTCACCGACCGACCGGAGACCGAAATAGCATATGTAAAAccgaatgtaaaataa
- the LOC131271495 gene encoding uncharacterized protein LOC131271495 encodes MVAIKQLLLSDEEYQSAVETLKHQRQKLAHKFEAEHQKIDSFVKQIEQAQLQEKNEVRINRVTMEKLNKHIAAMGGKASKQANEYSALLQCCSSCKSELTGNIEELEKEIEGLSAALNESTSKYEMLKKEYALKNIKLSDDVAQMQYEHEQMKPIISEKHETISKLKFLQEKAAEDLKQMNLKNEQNMNNLRKELVDVEQETKKLVDEKQHACDAISKLKESIRSEENEIRALQEKTSSVEKHAAKLDEDLKTAEYRINGLEEQLQQQKKEPTTTGITITPAPKRLQFATVRPLQKKKKYSAIPTPDREGDSISIVSFHHNNRDTYTESSNSGFDTGEVMDDN; translated from the exons ATGGTGGCtataaaacaacttcttctaAGCGACGAAGAATACCAATCTGCTGTGGAAACTTT AAAACATCAAAGGCAGAAGCTTGCACACAAATTCGAAGCCGAACATCAGAAAATCGACTCGTTTGTAAAACAGATTGAACAGGCTCAATTGCAGGaaaaaaatgaggttagaatcAATCGAGTGacaatggaaaaattaaacaaacacattGCTGCGATGGGAGGGAAAG CATCCAAGCAGGCAAATGAATACAGTGCACTACTACAATGCTGTAGTTCATGTAAATCAGAACTTACAGGAAATATCGAAGAACTGGAAAAGGAAATCGAAGGCCTTTCTGCTGCCCTAAATGAGTCGACATCTAAGTatgaaatgttgaaaaaggAATATgcattgaaaaacataaaactgtcTGACGACGTGGCACAAATGCAGTACGAACATGAGCAAATGAAGCCTATTATTTCCGAAAAGCATGAGACCatctcaaaattaaaattcctcCAAGAGAAAGCTGCAgaagatttaaaacaaatgaatttgaaaaacgaacaaaatatgAATAATTTGAGGAAAGAGCTGGTCGATGTAGAGCAAGAAACAAAGAAATTGGTtgacgaaaaacaacatgcTTGTGATGCAATTAGCAAACTTAAAGAAAGTATCCgaagcgaagaaaatgaaattcgTGCTCTGCAAGAAAAAACGAGCAGTGTAGAAAAGCATGCAGCTAAGTTGGATGAGGACCTAAAGACAGCCGAATATAGAATCAATGGCTTGGAGGAACAACTCCAACAGCAGAAAAAAGAACCTACAACTACCGGTATCACGATAACACCAGCTCCAAAAAGACTGCAGTTTGCTACGGTTCGACcacttcaaaagaaaaaaaaatacagtgcCATTCCGACACCAGACCGGGAGGGCGATTCTATCAGCATA GTATCATTTCACCACAACAATCGCGATACATATACAGAGAGTTCCAATTCTGGATTTGATACCGGAGAAGTCATGGATGATAACTAG